From a single Paenibacillus sp. FSL R5-0345 genomic region:
- a CDS encoding sensor histidine kinase codes for MGFSYGVLNQISTNSAQKKINEASLQTITSIQTNVDLMIENVNNYSKMIFSDRNLQNLLRQGGVYSNLDTQSKVSAYLYNLMQAVPIIDSVNIFDNTGHRFSVGTQELPTFMEADIKDASWYEQVVSNKGKYILRLNGSGAFSRMGADENFVSFIRLIRDIDNTSPLGVLVINIKDDAFVQAYSNLLNQSSFEIAILDENNHIIVSDSTQDQHNAVYKEILMTNRESLEQQFQKSNSGSLTLNSGSQKYRFSYLSGGEFNWKFVSITPYNTIDSRNKSLVLLALLLLIINGSIFFFSSFIISRSIINPIHKLLRSMNKAPRGNFMKVKVERNIYEFEQLFNGYNHMIEEMDQLLTRIVEEQKMIRKAELNTLQSQIKPHFLYNTLDSITSLALSGLNDQLCEMIEALGNYYRMSVSKGLDVITVGEEIEMVRNYLKIQNIRYQDVFEAQFDVDEDCLQYPIPKLVIQPLVENALYHGIRPKGTRGTITISARSMKDEVRISISDDGVGMLEEEIMQILERKDQLKSFGLWGTMERLRIFYGNKNCIKIESELGKGMTITIIIPKG; via the coding sequence GTGGGTTTCAGTTATGGGGTGTTGAATCAAATATCTACTAATTCAGCCCAAAAGAAAATTAACGAGGCTTCTTTGCAAACGATTACTTCTATACAGACAAACGTTGATTTAATGATTGAAAACGTAAACAATTACTCTAAAATGATATTTTCCGATCGTAATCTGCAAAACTTGTTAAGGCAGGGAGGGGTGTATTCCAATCTGGATACACAATCTAAAGTTAGCGCCTATTTGTATAATCTTATGCAAGCGGTTCCTATAATTGATTCTGTTAATATTTTCGACAATACGGGGCATCGTTTTTCCGTCGGAACACAGGAATTACCAACTTTTATGGAAGCGGACATAAAGGATGCCTCATGGTATGAGCAAGTTGTAAGTAATAAAGGGAAATATATTCTAAGATTAAATGGCAGCGGAGCTTTTTCAAGAATGGGAGCCGATGAAAATTTCGTATCTTTTATACGATTAATTCGGGATATTGATAACACTTCTCCCCTAGGGGTGTTGGTCATTAATATCAAAGACGACGCCTTTGTACAGGCGTATTCCAATCTGCTGAATCAGAGTTCCTTTGAGATTGCTATTTTAGATGAAAATAATCATATCATCGTATCCGATTCCACCCAAGATCAACATAATGCAGTCTATAAAGAGATCCTTATGACAAACAGAGAGAGCCTGGAACAACAATTTCAGAAAAGCAACTCAGGATCTCTTACATTGAATTCTGGTTCACAGAAGTATAGATTCTCTTATCTCTCAGGTGGAGAATTTAATTGGAAATTTGTAAGTATTACACCCTACAATACGATTGATTCGCGGAATAAATCGCTTGTACTCTTGGCATTGCTTCTATTGATTATCAACGGAAGTATTTTCTTTTTTAGTTCCTTCATCATTTCGCGCAGTATTATTAATCCGATACATAAGCTCCTCCGATCCATGAACAAAGCTCCTAGGGGTAATTTTATGAAAGTAAAAGTAGAACGCAATATTTATGAATTCGAACAGTTGTTTAACGGTTATAATCACATGATTGAGGAAATGGATCAGCTTCTGACCCGAATCGTCGAAGAGCAGAAGATGATTCGTAAAGCTGAATTGAATACACTGCAATCCCAGATCAAACCGCATTTTTTATATAACACGCTGGACTCCATTACTTCGTTGGCGTTGTCTGGATTAAACGATCAGCTATGTGAAATGATTGAGGCATTGGGAAACTATTATCGTATGAGTGTCAGCAAGGGCTTAGACGTTATCACGGTCGGTGAAGAGATTGAAATGGTTCGTAATTATTTGAAAATCCAAAATATACGTTATCAGGATGTCTTTGAGGCTCAGTTCGACGTGGATGAAGACTGCCTTCAATATCCTATACCCAAGCTGGTTATACAACCATTGGTTGAAAATGCGCTTTATCATGGTATTCGGCCTAAAGGAACGAGAGGAACGATTACAATCAGCGCGCGAAGTATGAAAGATGAAGTGAGAATATCCATATCTGATGATGGTGTTGGGATGTTGGAAGAAGAGATTATGCAAATTCTTGAAAGAAAGGATCAATTAAAGAGCTTTGGATTATGGGGAACTATGGAGCGCTTGCGTATTTTTTATGGAAATAAAAACTGTATTAAAATCGAAAGCGAATTAGGAAAAGGGATGACAATAACGATAATTATACCGAAGGGATAG
- a CDS encoding DUF2264 domain-containing protein yields the protein MKGTKKELQMFLNDLYAPLESRFTAGCAGIEMGATGSIYNEATALMEAFARPLWGLVPHASGGGESVLWPMFLEGIINGTDPEHDEYWGEFSTKDQRMVEQAVLGLGLALAPHKMWEPLNDTQKMHVYNWLNQINHVDRSNPNNWLMFTVLVNVGFKKLGLPYDQEIMDDYLDKIDTYYLSDGWYSDGLTDQRDYYIAFAMHYYTLIYAKLMADEDPQRAAVYRERSAQFAKEFIYWFAEDGSAIPFGRSLTYHFAQVSFWSALVYADVLPFSYGVLKGIIMRHFRWWFDKPIVGIDGLLSIGYAYPNLVMTENYNAPGSPYWAFKAMLILALPDDHPFWQAEEEPLPVLKELLPLEEARMLVSRPEGNKHVIAYTSGQMANFDMAHSGAKYSKFAYSTLFGFSVPKAGYGLVQGAYDSTLALCECDEYYRVRRFCETWEIGENYVYSRWHPWSDVHVETWIISAGLWHVRIHSIHSARCLDVAEGGFAIGQSAGFTRSEREIIHVSNTAVSVQLPWGISAIHMLSGFDRGECVVPEPNTNLLKPRTFLPSLCSRLEPGDQVLISAVFGATNTPENQASLASPPLIQWQSDGRIAVYDPSNDALLHTVDLLERSNKDVD from the coding sequence ATGAAGGGTACTAAAAAGGAATTACAGATGTTCCTAAATGATCTATATGCTCCGCTAGAGAGTCGATTTACTGCTGGATGTGCAGGAATTGAGATGGGGGCTACAGGATCTATTTACAATGAAGCTACCGCGCTTATGGAAGCCTTTGCCCGTCCTTTATGGGGGCTTGTCCCCCATGCTAGCGGCGGCGGTGAAAGTGTACTTTGGCCGATGTTCCTCGAGGGGATCATCAACGGGACAGACCCAGAGCATGATGAATATTGGGGTGAATTCTCGACTAAAGATCAGCGAATGGTTGAGCAAGCTGTACTAGGACTGGGGCTTGCTCTTGCACCACATAAGATGTGGGAGCCATTGAATGATACACAGAAAATGCATGTATATAACTGGTTGAATCAGATCAACCATGTCGATCGATCTAACCCGAATAACTGGCTAATGTTCACGGTACTTGTGAATGTGGGCTTTAAGAAGCTTGGGTTACCCTACGATCAAGAGATAATGGATGATTATTTGGACAAGATTGATACCTACTACTTGAGTGATGGTTGGTATTCCGATGGGCTGACCGATCAGAGGGACTATTATATTGCTTTTGCTATGCACTATTATACGTTGATATATGCTAAATTGATGGCGGATGAAGATCCTCAGAGGGCTGCAGTTTACCGGGAAAGATCCGCGCAATTTGCCAAAGAGTTTATTTATTGGTTTGCTGAGGACGGAAGTGCAATTCCTTTCGGACGTAGTCTGACCTATCATTTTGCACAGGTCTCTTTCTGGAGTGCGCTGGTATATGCCGATGTACTTCCTTTTTCATATGGCGTTCTCAAAGGAATTATAATGCGTCATTTTCGTTGGTGGTTTGATAAACCTATTGTGGGAATAGACGGACTTCTAAGTATCGGATATGCGTATCCGAACCTAGTAATGACAGAGAACTACAACGCCCCCGGATCACCGTATTGGGCCTTTAAAGCTATGCTTATTCTTGCCTTGCCAGATGATCATCCTTTTTGGCAAGCGGAAGAAGAACCACTGCCTGTATTGAAAGAGCTATTGCCACTCGAAGAGGCACGTATGCTGGTGAGCCGTCCGGAAGGGAATAAGCATGTTATTGCCTATACCTCTGGTCAGATGGCTAACTTTGATATGGCCCATAGTGGGGCTAAATATTCCAAGTTTGCTTACTCCACGCTGTTCGGCTTCAGTGTGCCGAAGGCGGGTTATGGCTTAGTTCAAGGTGCTTATGACTCCACACTAGCGCTGTGTGAATGCGATGAATATTACCGGGTACGCAGATTCTGCGAGACGTGGGAAATTGGAGAGAATTATGTATATTCACGCTGGCATCCCTGGAGCGATGTACATGTAGAGACATGGATTATTTCAGCAGGTCTGTGGCATGTCCGTATTCACAGCATTCACAGCGCCCGGTGTCTCGACGTAGCGGAGGGTGGATTTGCCATTGGCCAGTCTGCCGGCTTCACCCGTAGTGAACGGGAAATCATTCATGTATCTAACACTGCTGTCTCGGTGCAATTGCCCTGGGGAATCAGTGCCATACATATGCTAAGCGGTTTTGACCGTGGGGAATGTGTAGTGCCTGAGCCGAATACCAATCTGCTGAAGCCGCGGACGTTTCTTCCAAGCTTATGCTCCAGACTGGAGCCGGGAGATCAAGTACTGATATCTGCTGTCTTTGGAGCAACGAATACTCCGGAGAATCAGGCTAGTCTGGCTTCGCCGCCGCTTATTCAGTGGCAGTCAGACGGAAGGATTGCTGTATACGATCCTAGTAACGATGCACTTTTGCATACTGTTGATTTATTGGAAAGGAGCAACAAAGATGTGGACTAA
- a CDS encoding ABC transporter substrate-binding protein, whose protein sequence is MKKKLLSVLVISSMALSLTACGGNAKTNNAGATNAPEAGGNKEPAAEKVTLKLSTWQTEAKAKWSTIIAEFEKTHPDINVEVDLLNEKGDSVASMQKLDLMAAASDPLDIVELPYTNYSQRADIGLLAPMDEYIQKEGYKLSDEYLVDTSVNGKIYALPSSMQRWFVLLNKEMLDEAGLPVPTDWTWADFEEYAKKLTKGEGATKRFGAYLHNWPDYFQLQLMSKPEDNTFLKADGTSNALDPQFKANLQMMKKMMYEDKSATPYEDIISQKLAYRNQYFNGLAAMLPMGDWMVAESGGTEAIPATFVTAFAPIPRLDSESKHYSPVQPTYMGIAAKSKNKEAAYTFVRWYTSEGLEIGGRVFSGWAKSDTNKLVDTIVNGSKDPSKIDVDSLKFTMENSTPGATQVPAKYADEAKNNVIPEAEMYLLGQQDLDVTVNNIDKKISEVVQNNSGK, encoded by the coding sequence ATGAAAAAGAAATTATTATCCGTGCTTGTTATCTCATCGATGGCGTTGTCACTCACCGCATGCGGTGGAAATGCGAAAACCAATAATGCAGGGGCGACAAATGCACCTGAAGCTGGTGGGAATAAAGAGCCTGCTGCAGAGAAGGTTACGCTGAAGCTGAGTACCTGGCAGACGGAAGCGAAAGCGAAATGGAGCACGATTATCGCAGAGTTTGAGAAGACGCATCCCGACATAAATGTAGAAGTAGATCTACTGAATGAAAAAGGTGATTCTGTAGCCTCCATGCAAAAGCTGGACTTGATGGCTGCTGCAAGTGACCCGCTGGATATTGTCGAACTGCCTTATACCAACTATTCGCAGCGTGCAGATATCGGTTTGTTAGCACCAATGGATGAATATATTCAGAAAGAAGGGTATAAGCTCTCCGATGAATATCTGGTAGACACTTCGGTCAATGGCAAAATCTATGCGTTGCCGTCTTCTATGCAACGCTGGTTCGTGCTCCTTAACAAAGAAATGCTAGATGAGGCTGGTCTGCCGGTTCCGACGGACTGGACTTGGGCTGATTTCGAAGAGTATGCGAAGAAATTGACCAAGGGTGAGGGTGCAACGAAGCGTTTTGGCGCATATTTGCATAATTGGCCGGATTATTTCCAGCTCCAGCTGATGAGTAAGCCTGAGGATAATACATTCCTAAAAGCTGACGGAACCTCGAATGCGCTAGACCCGCAGTTTAAGGCTAATCTGCAGATGATGAAGAAAATGATGTACGAAGATAAGAGTGCCACTCCTTATGAAGATATTATTTCGCAGAAGCTTGCCTACCGGAATCAGTATTTCAATGGTTTAGCAGCGATGCTTCCGATGGGAGACTGGATGGTTGCGGAATCGGGAGGAACGGAGGCTATTCCGGCAACTTTCGTTACAGCGTTTGCTCCAATCCCTCGATTGGATAGTGAAAGCAAACATTACTCACCTGTGCAGCCGACTTATATGGGGATAGCTGCTAAATCGAAGAATAAGGAAGCTGCTTATACCTTTGTGCGCTGGTATACCTCAGAAGGACTGGAAATTGGAGGGCGTGTCTTCTCTGGCTGGGCGAAATCAGATACGAATAAATTGGTGGATACGATTGTGAATGGTTCCAAGGATCCATCTAAGATTGATGTCGATTCCCTGAAATTTACGATGGAGAACTCGACACCTGGTGCGACGCAAGTTCCCGCTAAATATGCGGATGAAGCTAAGAACAACGTTATTCCAGAAGCAGAGATGTATCTCCTTGGCCAACAGGATCTGGATGTGACAGTTAACAATATTGATAAAAAAATCTCGGAAGTCGTTCAGAACAACAGCGGAAAGTAG
- a CDS encoding response regulator transcription factor: MMERQVWRMLTAILVDDDYPVIRYLSQAVPWSEIGIELIGSYYSGLEAWEKAQQNPPDLIITDIGMPKMNGLEMLEKFRAVNPGIRAIILSCHNEFKYAQQALKLNVGEYILKESLDIDQLVQALRTLVTEVGLNRQQHTEMLVYKQKQSQNRAALKEKFLKDTLYQSWDKEAWIEQARSNGIMIHAKNYIPLVIVIDRPEEVSRVRRMSEYTISFAVENIMQEVLEADHSLFISRYSNKEIVILFCSDKPSKDHQAIYHSIQNAASAVQKYLKLSVSCIFGAEARSPEEIRGTLQRMLREKIQRFYLPTAGIHRFEEICFSKEDIYAEYGSVYAVINDDIALNRDTELRVHIKEWREWVASQKFHPNEVKECVLRLLMDLQMKTKQLLQSPLPMAEEKLFNVVGDIETLEHLEDWLVQYLEELARKISIFSIKSKRSEVIKAQQFVISHVTEKITLEDMAGRLNLNASYFSRLFKRETNQNFIEYVNMLKLQKAKELLNQSGKTVEEISEYLGYANKSYFIKLFKREMGMRPSEYAAWH; encoded by the coding sequence ATGATGGAAAGGCAGGTGTGGAGAATGCTGACGGCAATCTTGGTGGATGATGACTATCCGGTTATCCGTTATTTGTCGCAGGCCGTACCTTGGAGTGAGATCGGTATTGAACTCATAGGAAGTTATTATAGCGGTCTTGAGGCTTGGGAAAAAGCACAGCAGAATCCACCGGATTTGATTATTACCGATATTGGTATGCCCAAGATGAACGGACTGGAGATGCTTGAGAAATTCAGAGCAGTGAATCCTGGAATCCGAGCGATTATTTTGTCCTGCCACAACGAATTCAAATACGCTCAGCAGGCGCTGAAATTAAACGTAGGAGAATATATTTTAAAGGAATCACTGGATATCGATCAGCTGGTGCAAGCACTCAGAACGCTTGTGACGGAAGTGGGTCTGAATAGGCAGCAGCATACAGAGATGCTCGTTTATAAGCAAAAGCAGTCTCAAAACCGTGCCGCACTTAAGGAAAAGTTTCTAAAAGATACACTGTATCAATCCTGGGACAAGGAGGCTTGGATCGAACAGGCCCGGTCAAACGGAATTATGATCCATGCCAAAAATTATATTCCGCTGGTTATTGTGATTGACCGTCCGGAGGAAGTTTCAAGGGTACGCCGGATGAGTGAATATACGATTTCTTTTGCAGTTGAGAATATCATGCAGGAAGTGCTTGAGGCTGATCACAGTCTATTTATTTCGAGATACAGTAATAAGGAAATTGTCATTCTCTTTTGCAGTGACAAGCCATCTAAAGACCACCAAGCAATCTATCATTCTATTCAAAATGCAGCTTCTGCCGTGCAGAAATATCTAAAGCTGTCCGTCTCTTGCATCTTTGGCGCTGAGGCGCGCAGTCCTGAAGAGATTCGAGGAACACTGCAGCGGATGCTAAGGGAGAAGATTCAACGCTTTTATCTTCCTACGGCAGGAATCCACCGTTTTGAAGAGATTTGCTTTTCAAAGGAAGATATTTATGCCGAATATGGAAGTGTGTACGCTGTTATCAATGATGATATTGCTCTGAACAGGGACACGGAGCTTCGCGTTCATATCAAGGAATGGAGAGAATGGGTGGCCTCGCAAAAATTCCATCCAAATGAAGTCAAGGAATGTGTACTCCGCTTGCTGATGGATTTGCAGATGAAGACGAAACAACTGCTGCAATCACCATTGCCTATGGCTGAAGAGAAGCTGTTTAACGTGGTGGGTGACATTGAAACTCTTGAGCACTTGGAAGATTGGTTAGTTCAGTACTTGGAGGAATTAGCTCGGAAAATAAGTATATTCTCCATTAAGTCCAAACGGAGTGAGGTTATCAAAGCCCAGCAGTTCGTGATTAGTCATGTAACGGAGAAAATAACACTAGAAGACATGGCTGGACGCCTGAACTTGAATGCCAGCTATTTCAGCCGCCTCTTCAAAAGGGAAACAAACCAGAATTTCATTGAATATGTAAATATGCTAAAGCTTCAGAAGGCAAAAGAGCTGCTTAATCAGTCAGGAAAGACTGTGGAAGAAATCTCCGAGTATCTGGGATATGCGAATAAAAGTTATTTCATTAAGTTGTTTAAACGGGAAATGGGCATGAGGCCAAGTGAATATGCAGCTTGGCATTGA
- a CDS encoding glycoside hydrolase family 88 protein gives MWTKAIEDAIHKIGSNITNHPGKLPHIAEGQQYEWGDNDDWIEGFYVGMMWLAYEYGKDSFFKEAAASWLGDFKNRLDQHIALDHHDIGFLYSLTAVAEWKITGSEAARAVGLQAADTLCKRWRETAGILQAWGLESDPENGGRIIIDCLMNLPLLFWAAEETGDNRYYDIALQHALKSRKFLVRGDDSSYHTFYFDPATGSAIRGGTHQGYEDGSTWTRGQAWGIYGFALAYRYTQNEDFLITSKNLAHYFISHLPEDSVAYWDFDVPVEGGTPRDSSASAIAASGLLELLDILDADDPDRAIYEEALLRSMKSLVEHYETSEDPEAEGLLKHGSYHVRGGRVPDGHMIWGDYYYLEALIRMQTGIRGYW, from the coding sequence ATGTGGACTAAGGCCATTGAGGATGCGATTCACAAAATTGGGAGTAACATTACTAACCATCCGGGCAAATTGCCCCATATCGCCGAGGGGCAACAGTACGAATGGGGAGACAATGATGATTGGATAGAGGGATTCTATGTGGGCATGATGTGGCTTGCCTACGAATATGGTAAAGATTCATTCTTTAAGGAGGCGGCAGCCTCATGGCTAGGGGACTTCAAGAATCGTTTGGATCAGCACATCGCCTTAGATCATCATGATATTGGCTTTTTGTATTCACTAACTGCAGTAGCGGAGTGGAAAATAACAGGCAGTGAAGCGGCGCGGGCTGTCGGTCTGCAGGCTGCAGATACGTTGTGTAAACGCTGGCGTGAAACAGCTGGAATCCTCCAGGCTTGGGGTCTAGAGAGTGATCCTGAGAACGGGGGGCGTATCATTATTGACTGTTTGATGAATTTGCCTCTGCTGTTCTGGGCTGCGGAGGAAACGGGGGACAATCGCTACTATGATATAGCCCTTCAGCATGCGTTAAAGAGCCGAAAATTTCTTGTGCGCGGAGATGATTCCTCTTATCATACTTTTTACTTTGATCCGGCTACGGGGAGTGCGATTCGTGGAGGAACTCATCAAGGGTATGAAGATGGATCGACCTGGACTCGTGGTCAAGCCTGGGGAATATACGGTTTTGCGCTGGCGTATCGCTATACGCAGAATGAGGATTTTCTTATTACTTCCAAAAATCTGGCTCATTATTTTATAAGCCATCTTCCGGAGGATAGTGTAGCTTATTGGGATTTCGATGTGCCTGTGGAAGGGGGGACCCCTCGTGACAGCTCAGCTTCTGCGATCGCGGCTTCCGGCCTCTTGGAACTGCTGGACATTCTGGACGCAGATGACCCGGACCGCGCTATTTATGAAGAGGCATTACTCCGCAGCATGAAATCTCTGGTGGAACATTATGAGACATCTGAAGATCCAGAGGCGGAGGGACTTCTAAAGCATGGGTCCTATCATGTCAGAGGCGGACGCGTGCCTGATGGTCATATGATTTGGGGAGATTATTATTATTTAGAAGCATTGATCCGCATGCAGACCGGCATCCGAGGCTATTGGTAG
- a CDS encoding cache domain-containing sensor histidine kinase has product MWGQESISASCSKFKQIWGLSSVFRKHQSLRMKLVWSSLICVLIPLVCIYMVTDYLTRDLILEKAVGSARESLNASSANMNAIFEQTLEQSNFVLQNNEIRQMMSADPESLRSAKEIIQYNRMSRMLDDMFVLTEYLKVTLIGKNGFIYTSYPYSDFNPTTFYNEQWMSLMKQIQPISTYWKAEHDTYYNYSDKGSTNWVTIARPIQSTSSSTIGYMIININERKLRPYLNNDNGKEMMLLDDKGTVVSHADKARIGELTTWWKKDGGLDTVEIDGEKFLYVDQELSSNKWRMVSIIPMKAALSKNKQILFISLAVQILFFTLFSVLLTVLISKLTQPIVKLSAFVKGIGRGQLDERSFIRGKNEAAQLARTIDQMLDRIESMIEQITYEQMGKRKAELEMLQAQINPHFMFNLLNSIRLNILMQGDKENAELIGSLSSLLRMTFNRDNEFIPLREETDTISHYVTLMNFRHANQVRLEMNLADGSAEALVPRFMIQPMIENAIIHGFEQFGGEIYIGAHIIATTGTLVITIKDNGIGMSPENLKRLHETAYSSEQIAEEDRKGFSGIGLRNVAQRLSMIYGASFKLNIQSEPDVGTEICLEFPLDDGKAGVENADGNLGG; this is encoded by the coding sequence ATGTGGGGGCAGGAAAGCATTTCTGCCTCCTGCTCCAAATTCAAACAGATATGGGGCCTGTCATCCGTGTTTAGAAAGCATCAATCACTTCGAATGAAACTTGTCTGGTCTTCACTGATCTGCGTATTGATTCCACTGGTCTGTATTTACATGGTTACAGATTATTTAACTCGGGATCTGATTCTGGAGAAGGCCGTTGGCAGCGCAAGAGAATCGCTCAATGCGTCCAGTGCCAATATGAATGCCATTTTTGAACAGACGCTAGAGCAGTCCAATTTCGTGCTCCAGAACAATGAAATTAGGCAGATGATGTCCGCTGATCCAGAGTCGCTACGTTCAGCGAAGGAGATCATCCAGTATAACCGTATGTCGCGGATGCTGGATGATATGTTCGTATTAACCGAATATTTGAAAGTGACGCTAATCGGAAAAAATGGATTTATTTATACCAGCTATCCTTATAGTGACTTTAATCCGACAACCTTTTATAACGAGCAATGGATGTCGCTGATGAAACAAATTCAACCTATCTCGACCTATTGGAAAGCAGAACACGATACTTACTATAATTACTCGGATAAGGGCTCAACTAATTGGGTAACCATTGCGAGACCCATTCAATCAACTTCCAGCAGTACGATCGGATATATGATTATTAACATCAATGAGCGTAAACTCCGCCCTTATCTAAATAATGATAACGGTAAAGAAATGATGCTTTTGGACGATAAAGGCACTGTCGTGTCGCATGCTGACAAGGCCCGAATTGGTGAATTGACGACATGGTGGAAGAAAGATGGCGGGCTTGACACTGTCGAAATCGATGGGGAGAAATTCTTATATGTTGACCAGGAGCTGAGCAGCAACAAATGGCGGATGGTAAGCATTATTCCAATGAAGGCTGCTTTGTCGAAGAATAAACAGATTTTATTTATCAGCTTGGCTGTGCAGATTCTTTTCTTTACTTTGTTTTCCGTGCTCTTAACCGTCCTTATCTCTAAACTAACTCAACCTATCGTAAAATTAAGTGCTTTTGTAAAGGGAATAGGTCGTGGTCAATTGGACGAACGTTCCTTCATTCGAGGGAAGAATGAGGCAGCTCAGCTTGCCCGCACCATCGACCAAATGCTAGACCGTATCGAGTCTATGATTGAACAAATCACTTATGAGCAAATGGGAAAAAGAAAAGCCGAGCTAGAAATGCTGCAGGCACAGATCAATCCACACTTTATGTTTAATTTACTGAATTCGATCCGGTTAAATATTTTGATGCAAGGAGACAAGGAGAACGCTGAGCTGATTGGTTCGCTGTCGTCTTTGCTCCGCATGACCTTTAACAGGGACAATGAGTTTATCCCGCTTCGCGAGGAGACAGACACGATATCTCATTATGTGACGTTGATGAATTTTCGCCACGCGAATCAGGTCAGACTAGAGATGAATTTAGCGGATGGAAGTGCTGAAGCGCTGGTACCCCGGTTTATGATTCAGCCTATGATCGAGAATGCTATTATTCATGGTTTCGAGCAGTTTGGTGGTGAGATTTACATTGGTGCTCATATAATTGCAACTACAGGAACGCTGGTGATCACGATTAAGGATAATGGCATCGGCATGTCACCGGAAAATTTAAAAAGACTTCATGAAACCGCATACAGCAGCGAGCAAATAGCAGAAGAAGACAGAAAAGGTTTCTCCGGTATAGGCTTACGCAATGTGGCCCAACGTCTCAGTATGATTTATGGCGCTTCTTTCAAGCTGAATATCCAAAGCGAACCTGATGTGGGTACGGAGATTTGTTTGGAGTTTCCTCTGGATGATGGAAAGGCAGGTGTGGAGAATGCTGACGGCAATCTTGGTGGATGA
- a CDS encoding carbohydrate ABC transporter permease gives MGLLGIAFLLPFLWMLSTSFKLEKDVFNFPIQWLPQQWNLIENYKQVWSGDFARYYGNSIYITLTTTIINVLICALAAYGFSKLRFPGRDAMFVVVLALYMVPPQASLVPQFLLFNWLNLIDTHIGLILINSFSIIGAFMLKQFFMGVNNEYLESARMDGAGHFRSFLQIAFPLIRPAVATYAILRFIWTWNDYQYPLIFLKSKELFTIQLGIRLFGDQYGDVYSLMMAGAVSAILPLLIIFALGQKQVIEGIALGGVKG, from the coding sequence ATGGGACTGCTAGGTATTGCATTTCTTTTACCGTTTCTATGGATGTTATCTACTTCCTTTAAACTGGAGAAAGATGTGTTTAATTTTCCAATACAATGGCTGCCGCAGCAGTGGAATCTTATTGAGAATTACAAACAGGTGTGGTCAGGTGATTTCGCTCGTTATTACGGAAATTCCATTTATATTACGCTGACGACGACTATAATTAATGTGCTGATATGCGCACTTGCTGCTTATGGATTCTCCAAGCTGCGTTTTCCGGGTAGAGATGCGATGTTTGTAGTAGTATTAGCCCTCTATATGGTACCTCCGCAGGCTTCGTTAGTTCCACAGTTTCTACTGTTTAACTGGCTGAATCTGATTGATACGCATATAGGATTGATCTTAATTAACAGCTTTAGTATTATCGGTGCGTTTATGCTCAAGCAGTTTTTTATGGGGGTAAACAACGAGTATCTTGAATCGGCGCGGATGGATGGAGCAGGTCATTTTCGCTCTTTTCTACAAATTGCATTTCCGTTAATCCGTCCGGCTGTAGCCACTTATGCTATTTTGCGGTTTATCTGGACCTGGAACGACTATCAGTATCCACTCATTTTTTTGAAATCTAAAGAGCTGTTTACGATTCAGTTAGGTATTCGGTTGTTTGGGGATCAATACGGGGATGTCTATTCACTCATGATGGCTGGTGCGGTATCTGCAATTTTGCCTCTGTTAATTATTTTTGCTCTCGGACAGAAGCAAGTTATTGAGGGAATTGCCCTCGGAGGCGTGAAGGGATAA